In a genomic window of Candidatus Bathyarchaeota archaeon:
- a CDS encoding prefoldin subunit beta → MSTSERIPPAIQEQLVRLQQLQQTLQAVVAQKQQVEMELMGVERALEELEKLGDDAVVYKSVGSLLIKADKEALIQELKDQKELLNARLTILTKQESRARDKLQEARTKLQEKLRGAGI, encoded by the coding sequence GCTATACAGGAGCAGCTTGTTAGGCTTCAGCAGCTTCAACAGACGCTTCAGGCCGTCGTGGCTCAGAAGCAGCAGGTCGAGATGGAGCTTATGGGGGTCGAGAGGGCGTTGGAGGAGCTTGAGAAGCTCGGAGACGATGCTGTCGTCTACAAATCTGTCGGAAGTCTACTTATCAAGGCAGATAAAGAAGCCCTCATCCAAGAGCTTAAAGACCAGAAGGAGCTTCTAAACGCCAGACTGACCATCCTCACGAAGCAGGAGAGCAGAGCCAGAGACAAGCTTCAGGAGGCTAGGACGAAGCTCCAGGAGAAGCTCAGAGGCGCTGGAATATAA